One genomic segment of Nocardioides cavernaquae includes these proteins:
- a CDS encoding M23 family metallopeptidase, with the protein MRLLAVVGGSGMLGAVSAAMLLPLAMMGTMGTSEVALTPVSSCTIGTSELTVDELDDEQRKNAAIILGVAVQLKVPPKGQAIAIATAMQESGMRNLDYGDRDSLGLFQQRPSTGWGTAAQVTTPEYAAKAFFGGPSSPTGNSGLLDIPHWQDLDLTIAAQSVQRSAFPTAYAKWERLANDVVSKMAGADIDCEPLATGSWTLPVASYTLTSGFGSRVHPITGEVRVHTGIDMAAPTGTPVRAVTDGVVEVAGPSSGYGNLITIRHASGIETYYGHLSRIDVRPGDTVSAGELIGAVGSTGNSTGPHLHLEVRHNGTPTDPEPFLREKGLSP; encoded by the coding sequence ATGAGGCTGCTGGCTGTCGTCGGGGGCTCGGGCATGCTCGGGGCCGTCTCTGCAGCCATGCTCCTGCCGCTGGCCATGATGGGGACCATGGGCACCAGCGAGGTCGCCCTTACCCCCGTTTCGAGCTGCACGATCGGCACAAGCGAACTCACCGTCGACGAGCTCGATGACGAGCAGCGGAAGAACGCCGCGATCATCCTTGGGGTCGCCGTTCAACTGAAAGTGCCTCCGAAGGGGCAAGCGATTGCGATCGCGACGGCCATGCAGGAGTCCGGGATGCGCAACCTGGACTACGGCGACCGCGACTCGCTCGGGCTCTTTCAACAACGCCCGTCGACCGGCTGGGGCACGGCGGCTCAGGTCACGACGCCCGAGTACGCCGCCAAGGCCTTCTTCGGCGGCCCTAGCTCCCCCACCGGCAACAGCGGCCTGCTCGACATTCCACACTGGCAAGACCTCGACCTGACGATCGCTGCCCAGTCGGTGCAGCGCTCCGCCTTCCCCACGGCGTACGCCAAGTGGGAACGGCTTGCGAACGACGTGGTCAGCAAGATGGCCGGGGCAGACATCGACTGCGAGCCACTCGCCACAGGTTCGTGGACGTTGCCCGTTGCGAGCTACACGCTGACGTCAGGGTTCGGTTCGCGCGTGCATCCCATCACCGGCGAAGTCCGCGTCCACACCGGCATCGACATGGCCGCACCGACGGGCACCCCCGTGCGTGCTGTCACAGACGGCGTGGTCGAGGTAGCGGGCCCCAGCAGCGGCTACGGAAACCTGATCACGATCAGGCACGCCAGCGGAATCGAGACCTACTACGGCCATCTGTCGCGCATCGATGTCCGCCCGGGCGACACCGTCTCTGCGGGCGAGCTGATCGGCGCAGTCGGGAGCACGGGCAACTCGACCGGGCCCCACCTTCACCTCGAGGTCCGTCACAACGGCACCCCAACCGACCCTGAACCGTTCCTCCGCGAGAAGGGACTCAGCCCATGA